The window TGATTCTTCCAAGGCCTCAGGCTCATTGGCTCTTCTATTGGATATAAGTTTAAAAGAACTTAAGTCTCTGGTACTTCGCTGCAATTTTAAAAGTTCCGGCGAAGACGAATCTTGGATTTTTTCTTTGAAGGATAAAGAGTTTACATTTATGCGTGAAGATACCGAGCTTTCACAAAAAGAAAAAACGAATTTGGAAAAGCTTTTTACTTCCTGCCTAACGGAAACAGGCTTTTTCGATTCGGATACCGCCTCCGTTTTTGTCCGCTATGGAGAGCCGCCAAAATACGAACCTCCTCTTTCAGTCGATTTAAGAGTTTGATTCTTTTATAAAGAATTGTTCCGGCGTAAAGACTTGAACTCTTGCCGATTTAAAATCGCCTAGATTTCTCGAAATTATATAGTCAATACTATTTTTTACGGAACTTACTTCAATTACAGCATCTTCGTAATCCTTAACCGGAGAAAATAAAGCTTCTCTTAAAATTTTTTCATCAATAGGGATTATATTAAACATATCAAGAAGAGCAGAAATAATATCAGCTGCCTTGTTTTTATCTTTTTTTTCTTTTAATAAAAAATAAGATAGGGTTGTTATTTCGTGAGCAGCAATGAAACCGAATAGCTTTTTTTCGACACACATATTTATAATATTTGCCGCTTCCTCGTGAAAATTACGTTTGTTAAGAAAATCCAAAATTATATTTAAATCAATTAGAACCTTTTTCATAAAATTCTTTCCGCAATTCTTTTTTATCCGGTATAGGACGTTTTTCAAAGATTCCATACAAGGCGGCTGTTTTGGGGTTAAGCTTGTGTTGCTTATCGGCATTTCGTAAATTCATAAGATATTGTTCAAATAACCTTGAAATAGATATTCCGCTTTTTAGGGAGTAAAGATGGGCAAAATCTATCAGTTCATTATCTATACTTAGAGTAAGTTTTTTTGACATATTTACCTCCATACGTATTAAGTATATATTATTACGTATTAAAAGTCAATATAAAATTATTCTAGGGATAACTTTTTTGATCGTATTTTTGTCAGATTTATTTTCGTAGGCTTGACAAAATCTTAGGGCTGGCTTAGAATTATACTATAACCGGAGGTAGTGTTATGAAAAAGATGTTTATGGTTACAGTGCTTTTGCTTATAGGTTTTTATTTGTATTCCGAAGAGACTGTGAAACAAACTAAGGAAGATGATGAAAGTTTTTCTTATTATTTAACTGTGAATCAACTTATAAGTAAAAACCTTTTTAAAAACAAAGATTTAATCTCTGAATATTCTCAAAAATTAAATAATGAGCAAATTTTATTGATTCAAAAAAAATACCAAAAAGACTTGGCTGTGCCTCTTTTGTTAAATGGATTTGTAGGGTTCGGCAGCGGTAATTTTGCTTGCGGAGATATGCTGGGCGGAGGCATTCATGCCGCTATCGACGGTTTATCGGTATTATCTATGCTTACTATGCAATTTATTAATTTGGTAGATCTATTTTCCACCACTAGTTCAGACCCTCTGGCATCTATAGCCAATATTGATAGGAGAATGAAGATATTCAGTTATGTGGCCTATTCAGCCGGAAGTATTATGCTTGTTAACCGTATTGCTTCATTAATTACAGCGAGCTTATATGTAAAAAGGTATAATCAAACCTTAAATGATGTGTTAATAAAAAAGATACCTAAGGTTTCATTTACTCCTGTTCCTGTCATTAGTCCTGAGGGAGTAGGGCTTGCTTTGAATATAAGATTTTAGATTATTTTGGCATAAAGTATTGTTCCGGTGTAAAGACTTGAATTCTTGCCGATTTAAAATCGCCTAAATTTCTTGATGGTGCTTTCATACTTGTTTTTTTTCTTTTTTTGCTATATTATTAAGCTATGATTTTTGACTAAAATCGGCGGCTTTTT of the Treponema denticola ATCC 35405 genome contains:
- a CDS encoding PIN domain-containing protein, which gives rise to MKKVLIDLNIILDFLNKRNFHEEAANIINMCVEKKLFGFIAAHEITTLSYFLLKEKKDKNKAADIISALLDMFNIIPIDEKILREALFSPVKDYEDAVIEVSSVKNSIDYIISRNLGDFKSARVQVFTPEQFFIKESNS
- a CDS encoding DUF6364 family protein; protein product: MSKKLTLSIDNELIDFAHLYSLKSGISISRLFEQYLMNLRNADKQHKLNPKTAALYGIFEKRPIPDKKELRKEFYEKGSN
- a CDS encoding P13 family porin, producing the protein MKKMFMVTVLLLIGFYLYSEETVKQTKEDDESFSYYLTVNQLISKNLFKNKDLISEYSQKLNNEQILLIQKKYQKDLAVPLLLNGFVGFGSGNFACGDMLGGGIHAAIDGLSVLSMLTMQFINLVDLFSTTSSDPLASIANIDRRMKIFSYVAYSAGSIMLVNRIASLITASLYVKRYNQTLNDVLIKKIPKVSFTPVPVISPEGVGLALNIRF